A segment of the Triticum urartu cultivar G1812 chromosome 1, Tu2.1, whole genome shotgun sequence genome:
tgcaagcgccaaataattgctttactttatcgctatgcgatagcaatagttgcaagagcaattgttggcgagacaaccatgtgacgacacattgatatagatcaagatgatggagatcatggtgtcatgccggtgacgatggagatcatgacgatgctttggagatggagatcaaaggcacaagatgatgatggccatatcatgtcacatattttgattgcatgtgatgtttatcttttatacatcttattttgcttagttcgacggtagctttataagatgatctcttactaattatcaaggtacaagtgttctccctgagtatgcaccattgcgaaagttcttcgtgctgagacaccacatgatgatcgggtgtgatgggctctacgttcaaatacaacgggtgcaaaacagttgcacacgcggaatactcaggttaaacttgacgagcctagcatataacagatatggcctcggaacacggagaccgaaaggtcgagcgtgaatcatatagtagatatgatcaacatagtgatgttcaccattgaaactactccatctcacgtgatgatcggacatggtttagttgatatggatcacgtgatcacttagaagattagagggatgtctgtctaagtgggagttcttaagtaatatgattaattgaactttaatttatcatgaacttagtcctggtagtattagcatatctatgttgtaaatcaatagctcgcgtttagctcccctgttttatttttgatatgttcctagagaaaattcagttgaaaaatgttagtagcaatgatgcggattggatccgtgatctgaggattatcctcattgctgcacagaagaattatgtctttgatgcaccgctaggtgacaaacctattgcaggagcagatgcagatgttacgaacatttggctagctcaatatgatgactacttgatagtttagtgcaccatgcttaaacggcttagaatcgggacttcaaagacgttttgaacgtcatggaccatatgagatgttccaggagttgaagttaatatttcaagcaaataccggagttgagagatatgaagtctccaacaagttatatagctaaaagatgcaggagaatagctcaagcagtgagcatgtgctcagattgtctgggtactacaatcgcttgaatcaagtgggagttaatcttccagataaaatagtgattgacagaattctctagtcaccatcaccaagttagtagaacttcatgatgaactatgatatgcaagggataacagaaacgattcccaagctcttcgtaatgctgaaatcaatgaaggtagaaatcaagaaaaatatcaagtgttgatggtagacaagaccactagtttcaagaaaagggcaaagggaagaaggggaacttcaagaagaacggcaagcaagttgttgctcaagtgaagaagcccaagtctggtcctaagcctgagactaagtgcttctactgcaaaggtactggtcactggaagcggaaccgccccaagtatttggcagataagaaggatgacaaagtgaacaaaggtatatttgatatacagattattgatgtgtattttactagtgttcgtagcaacccctcggtatttgatactggttcagttgctaagagtagtaactcgaaacgggagttgcggaatgaacagagactagttaagggtgaagtgacgatgtgtgttggaagtggttccaagattgatatgatcatcatcgcacactccctatacttccgggattagtgttgaacctaaataagtgttatttggtgtttgcgttgagaatgaatatgatttgatcatgtttattgcaatatggttattcatttaagtaagagaataaattgttgttctgtttacatgaataaaaccttatatggttacacacccaatgaaaatggttcgttggatctcaatcgtagtgatacacatattcataatattgaaaccaaaagatgcaaagttaataatgatagtgcaacttatttgtggcactgccgtttaggtcatattggtgtaaaatgcatgaagaaactccatgctgatggacttttggaatcacttgattatgaatcacttgatgcttgcgaaccatgcctcatgggcaagatgactaagactccgttctccggaacaatggagcgagcaattgacttattggaaatcatacatactgatgtatgcggtccgatgagtgttaaggctcacgacaagtatcgttattttctgacattcacagatgatttgagcagatatgggtatatctacttaatgaaacacaagtctgaaacatttgaaaagttcaaagaatttcagagtgaagtggagaatcatagtaacaaaaataaaagtttctacgatatgatcgcagaagaaaaatatttgagttgcgagtttggccttcagttaaaacaacgtgaaatagtttcactactcacgccacctggaacaccatagtgtaatggtgtgtctgaacgtcataaccgtactttattagatatcgtgcgatctatgatgtctcttaccaatttaccactatcgttttggggttatgcattagagacagctacattcacgttaaatagggcaccatctaaatccgttgagacgacaccgtatgaactatggtttggcaagaaacctaagctgtcgtttcttaaagtttgaggttgcaatgcatgtgaaaaagtttcaacctgataagctcaaacccaaatcggagaagtgtgtcttcatatgatacccaaaagaaaatgttgggtacaccttctatcacagatccgaaggcaagatattcattgctgagaatggatcctttctagagaaggagtttctctcgaaagaagtgagtgggaggaaagtagaacttgatgaggtaactgtacctgctcccttattggaaagtagttcatcacagaaatctgttcctctgactactacaccaattagtgaggaagctaatgatgatgatcatgtaacttcagatcaagttactaccgaacctcataggtaaaccagagtgagatccgcaccagagtggtatggtaatcctgttctggaggtcatgttacttgaccatgacgagcctatgaactatgaggaagcgatgatgagcccagattccgcgaaatggctagaggccatgaaatctgagatgagatccatgtatgagaacaaagtatggactttgattgacttgcccattgatcggtgagccattgagattaaatggatcttcaagaggaagacggacgttgatagtagtgttactatctagaaagctagaattgtcgcaaaaaggttttcgacaagttcaaggtgttgactacgatgagagtttctcactcgtatctatgcttaagtctgtccgaatcatgttagaaattgccgcattttatgaaatctggcaaatggataaacaaaactgtattccttaatggatttattaaagaagagttgtatatgatgcaactagaaggttttgtcaatcctaaaggtactaacaaaatatgcaagctccagcgatccatctatggactggtgcaagcatctccgagttggaatatacgctttgataagttgatcaaagcatatagttttatacatacttgtggtgaagcctgtatttacaagaaagtgagtgggagcactacaacatttctgataagtatatgtgaatgacatattgttgatcggagataatgtagaattattctgcaaagcataaaggaatgtttgaaaggagtttttcaaagaaagacctcggtgaagctgcttacatattgagcattaagatctatagagatagatcaatacgcttgataagtttttcaatgagtacataccttgacaagattttgaagtagttcaaaatggaacggtcaaagaaggagttcttgcctgtgttacaaggtgtgaagttgagtaagactcgaaacccgaccacggcagaagatagagagagaatgaaagtcattgactatgcctcagccataggttctataaaagtatgccatgctgtgtaccagacctattgtataccctgccctgagtttggcaaaggagtacaatagtgatctaggagtagatcactggacattggtcaaaattatccttagtggaataaggatatgtttctcgattatggaagtgacaaaaggttcgtcgtaaagggttacgtcgatgcaaattttgacactgatccagatgactctaaatctcaatctggatacatattgaaagtaggagcaattagctagctctgtgcagagcattgttgacatagaaattgcaaaatacttacggatctgaatgtggcagacccatcgactaaacatctctcacaagcaaaacatgatcacacctcagtactctttgggtgttaatcacatagcgatgtgaactagattattgactctagtaaaccctttgggtgttggtcacatgtcgatgtgaactatgggtgttaatcacatggtgatgtgaactattggtattaaatcatatggcgatgtgaactagattattgactctagtgcaagtgggagactgaaggaaatatgccctggaggcaataataaagttattatttatttccttatatcatgataaatgtttattattcatgctagaattgtattaaccggaaacataatacatgtgtgaatacatagacaaacagagtgtcactagtatgcctctacttgactagttcgttaatcaaagatggttatgtttcctaaccatagacatgagttgtcatttgattaacgggatcacatcattaggagaatgatgtgattgacttgacccatttcgttagcttagcacttgatcgtttagtttgttgctattgctttcttcatgacttatacatgttcctatgactatgagattatgcaactcccgtttaccggaggaacactttgtgtgccaccaaacgtcacaacgtaactgggtgattataaaggtgctctacgggtgtctccgaaggtacttgttgggttggcgtatttcgagattaggatttgtcactccgattgtcgaagaggtatctctgggcccacttggtaatgcacatcactataagccttgcaagcattgcaactaatgagttagttgcgggatgatgtattacggaacgagtaaagagacttgccggtaacgagattgaactaggtattgagataccgacgatcaaatctcgggcaagtaacgtaccgatgacaaagggaacaacgtatgttgttatgcggtttgaccgataaaatatcttcgtagaatatgtgggaaccaatatgagcatccaggttccgctattggttattgaccggagacgtgtctcggtcatgtctacattgttctcgaacccgtagggtccgcacgcttaaggtttcgatgacagttatattatgagtttatggtttttgatgtatcgaaggagttcggagtcccggatgagatcggggacatgacgaggattctcgaaatggtcgagacgtaaagatcgatatattggacgactatattcggacatcgaaaaggttccgagtgattcagatattttttggagtaccagagagttacgggaattcgctgggaagtatatgggccttattgggccatacgggaatagaggagagatgacaaaaggaaggaggcgcgcgccccccctctggtccgaattggacaaggggtgcagcccccttttccttgttcctctccccctctttccttctctcctactccaacaagggtaggaggagtcctactcccggtgggagtaggactccccctttggcgcgccctcctcctaggccggccgcctcccccttgctcctttatatacgggggtagggggcaccccatagacacaataattgatccttgagatctattagccgtgtgcggtgccctcctccaccataatcctcaataatattgtagcagtgcttaggcgaagccctgcgacggtagaacatcaagatcgtcaccacgccgttgtgctgacggaactcttccctgacattctgctagatcggagtccggggatcatcatcgagctgaacgtgtgctagaactcggaggtgccgtagtttcggtgcttgatcggtcgggccgtgaagacgtgcgactacatcaaccgtgttgtgctaacgcttccgctttcggtctacgagggtacgtagacaacactctcccctctcgttgctatgcatcaccatgatcttgcgtgtgcgtaggaaatttttcgaaattactacgttccccaatagcgCCATCCGAGGAAACGCCGACGAGCCGGTACTAGCCGCGGCGACGACGGCTTGGACGAGGCTGAGCTGGCTAGGGTTTAACCCTAGCATATAGAGCGCCTCCCTCGTTGCCGCCGTGACGCGGGCGTTGGTGACCTCCTGCTGCGcggcggcgaggacggcggcCTCACCCCTCGCGTCCGCGGCGTGCCCCCGGCCCTTCCTCTTGGCCGACTTCCTTGCCCGTTCTTCGGGCGTCAGCGCCTTCTTCGGCTTGGTTGCGGCGGCGGTCTTGTGCGGCGCACGAGGCTTGCCTTTCCCGGCGGGGGCGGCGGCACCGGACGAGGcgagggaggcgaggccggcggcggcgtcgaggtcgaTGACGTCCTCCATGGCTGGTTGGGGGCGGAAGCGCGCGCATGCGGGAGTGTTTTTAGGGAAAATGGGGGGAAATGGCGGGCCCGGAAGAGGAGTAGGCGCGCGCGCGTCCGTCtcgtgtccgcgccgacgcaaatcCGACTCAAAAATGAGTCGGGAATGGGTCGCCCGCGGACGAAaaacggacgcgcgtccgtttgggtcggcgcgttgggccgacttttctgtccgcgccgacccaaacggacggcggcggacgaaatgggtcgccccgttggagttgctcttattGTTTCTTCGTGGGATTTTATTGATCGGTGTACCAGTGTGAAGTGTGTCCAGGTACAAAATATTGATGAATATAGTTGAACACATTGGTCATAAAGAGAGATATTTCTTCAACCATGCTTCATAATTTACACTTCTGAGAATACATTGATCAAAATGGAATAGTCGAACAAATTCACTGAATAGAGTGTGTTTTCCCCCCAACTTTTTCAAAGTATTTTCGCAAGAAAAAACTCTTCTCAAAGCAGCACCAAAGTAGATCTACAGCCCGAGGACCGGTAGATGTATTTTGCTGGAAAACGGGGAGACATGTGCTTCCTTTTCCCACTTCACAGTTCACGCTCTAGCCCCAGCCCCCGATCTCCGGCAATTCGCTCCACCAGCGGCCGCACCAGAAGCCGCTGGGCGCCGACTCCCTCCCCGTCTCCACGACCCTCGCTAACGCCGCCCCTTCCCCCCCCCTGCCCCTCCTCACGCTCCCCTACCTCTTCTCCCTTCTCGCGCTCCTCCTCCTACTCGCCCTCCTCTTCCCCTGGGGGCCGCCCCGCCACTCCGCGCTGGCCTCCCCGTGGCGCTCCTACACGCTCCAAGACGCCGCTGCCTTCGCCGCGGCCTCCGGCAACGGCACCATCATCCTCGCCGCCGTCTCCGGGCCGTACCTCCCCTTCCTCTCCAACTGGCTCATCAGCGTCCGCCGCGCCGGCCGCGCTAACCAGGTGCTCGTCATCGCCGAGGACTACGAGACCCTCGAGCGCATCAATGCCGCATGGCCCGGCCACGCCGTCCTCGTGCCCCCCGCGCCCGACGCCCAGGCCGCCCACAAGTTCGGGTCACAGGTGGGGGAGAAATCTCGGTTACCTTACTCCCCACCCAAGCTGTTCGATGAAATGTCCATGTGCGTGACTGTGCCTGCTCTTGTGTGCAGGGCTTCTTTAACTTCACCTCGCGGCGGCCGCGACACCTGCTGCAGATTCTCGAGCTGGGGTACAGCGTCATGTACAATGACGTCGACATGGTGTGGCTTGCCGACCCGTTTCCATATCTAGTCGGCAATCACGAGGTCTACTTCATGGACGACATGAGTGAAGTACGTACAATTGTTGTGTTTGTCGTTGGGGCTGTTGGAAGAGTATTTGATGATGTGGGAATTGTTGGTGCAGGTGAAGCCACTGAATCATTCACATGCGCTGCCGCCGCCAGGTAAGAAGGGGCGGCCATACATTTGCAGCTGTATGATCTTCCTGCAGCCAACAGAAGGGGCAAAGCTGTTGATGAGGAAGTGGATTGAGGAGCTCAAGGAACAGCCCTGGTCGAGGAAAGCGAAATCAAATGATCAGCCAGCATTCAACTGGGCTTTACTAAAGACTACTGGGCAGGTTAGGCATGAACATTTAAATGTTTTCTGTGGCAATTGAATTTGAACTTTATTTCGTTGCATTTGCTTGAACTGAGCATATTCATTTGTTTCTTCGCTTAAACAAACTAGTGGCACAGAGTTATCTGGTAAATGGGTTCAGGGCTGCTTAAAGTTTAAATTGATTTTCGTGTATGCTCTTTAGTCTAGGCCAGTTGAAGTACCGAGGAACTCAAATTTTGATATCAATCTGGATCGTATATAGGCTTGTTTAAAAATGTACACAATCTTTGCCAACACTTTCCTGTACATTTTTTTAGAAGTAGCACTGATGTTCCAAACTTCTAATATATGATTTTTTGTGTGGTGCCATGTGCTAATGTGTTATTTCGGTTTGTCAAACTATCAATATACCGTGTGCCATAAATGGATGTACCTCTACATGTGCATCACTGCGGTTGTGTGAGCTTGTGTTTTGCAGTTGTTATGTATTATCTTATCATTTTTGCCAGTGTTTTTTTATCTCAAGGTAAGCGGTAGGGAGAGACTCGCTCCTTGAGGGACATGACGTAGCAGCATTAGGTGGAGTCATGTTGAACTTGGACTTAAGTTCTTCACTTCTTTGTGTCTCAAATTGTCCAACCAGGCTCAAGTCCTAGGTCGAACAAACTCCCTAGGAATGCCATGTGCTAATGTGTTATTTCGGTTTGTCAAACTATCAATATACCGTGTGCCGACTTCGCAAAAAAAAAAATACTGTGTGCCGTAAATGGATGTACCTCTACATGTGCATCATCACGGTTGTGTGAGCTTGTCTTTTGCAGTTGTTATGTATTATCTTATCTTTTTTGCCAGTGTTCTTTTTATCTCAAGGAAAGCGGCAGGGAGAGACTCGCTCCTTGAGGGACATGACGTAGCAGCATTAGGTGGAGTCATGTTGAATTGGACTTAAGTTCTTCACTTCTTTGTGTCTCAAATTGTCCAACCAGGCTCAAGTCCTAGGTCGAACAAACTCCCTAGGCCAGTCATGATTAGTTTAAATTCTGTTTATTGTGCAAGGTCATGTTACTAAGAGATAAGAGTTTCGAGTCAGATTTCGTGCATGCGATTCGTACCGGACTCGCCGTGGCCGCATACAGGAGGGAGGCAGTGATCAAGCTCATGTCAAGGTGGACACTGCGCGACCGCCACGGCACTAGGCATAGTAGGTTCATAGAGGACAGAATCATGTTCGACCTGTGCTCAAGTTTTTGGTCCACCGAAGTCTCTAGGCTAGTGGGGAACAGTTTAAATCTGTGTTGTGCAAGGTTGGGATACTATGATAAGATAAGTCTGTATTCAGTCTAGAAGATGGATACTATATATATCTAAGCAGTAATGATCTTCTGAGATCTAGCAAGAAGTtatctttctagtctttcttctatCCTGCATGTCTTATCTCCTTCACGGCAATGCCAGAGAACCAAGGGTATTATCAACCTCGACCTCCTGTTATCCACGTGTACATGTTATTTTACTGGGACGGGGCACAATCGGGCAATGTGGAGTTGTGGACTTCTCATTTTGTCAGTGGAACATTTGCCGACAACTTTTCTATCAACTAGACAATAGAGTTCGCTGTGTAAGCATCAACCATTTATGGGATTTGCTATAGTGGATAGATAGAGGACAATTTAAGAAACACTTGCAATTGTTAGTTAATCATTCATATATCATGAATTACTACAACAAATATGTTAACGACATCATGAAAAGGCACTTAATAGGTTAAAATTTGAACTTCATGAGAAGGTGGTTGAAGTTGATCTTTGACTGATTTCATTTTGCTCGATATCCATTTTAATCATCTCCATCTCCATGTGGCACTTCATGTAAAATGTGGACCGGAGTAACTGTTTCGGCATGGTTTTAGCTTCTACACTGTTATCTTTAATGTG
Coding sequences within it:
- the LOC125532897 gene encoding UDP-D-xylose:L-fucose alpha-1,3-D-xylosyltransferase MGP4-like; this translates as MGGNGGPGRGPQPPISGNSLHQRPHQKPLGADSLPVSTTLANAAPSPPLPLLTLPYLFSLLALLLLLALLFPWGPPRHSALASPWRSYTLQDAAAFAAASGNGTIILAAVSGPYLPFLSNWLISVRRAGRANQVLVIAEDYETLERINAAWPGHAVLVPPAPDAQAAHKFGSQGFFNFTSRRPRHLLQILELGYSVMYNDVDMVWLADPFPYLVGNHEVYFMDDMSEVKPLNHSHALPPPGKKGRPYICSCMIFLQPTEGAKLLMRKWIEELKEQPWSRKAKSNDQPAFNWALLKTTGQVDVYLLPQSAFPTGGLYFKNKTWVKETKGKHVIIHNNYITGFEKKIKRFRDHKLWLVDEHSDESPLGKI